ATGTGATCAGGAGGACCCAGTTTGGTCCTTGACTCTTCCCCAAACCCAGACTGTGGAAAACAGAGAGTGTGACTTTATACCAGTGGATCTCAAACCTTTTGGCACTGTGACTCACCTAAAGAGTCTCGCCATTCCCCGTAACCCTCCAGATAATGATAACAATGCCTCCAGCCACAGCTCAGCCATAAGCAGAGACCCAGTAGGACTTGACAGCAGCCCACAATTGGATTCCAGCCCACCATTGGATCCCCACCCACCACTGGAGAAACTTTCTTCCAAACCCAGCATGACGTCTACAAAAACTCACCGCTGCTGTGACTGTGGTGAAATGTTTGCTCCAAAAGCTCTAAACAAGAAGAGACCCAGCGAATGCTGCTTCTGTAAAACCTGTACACTGAAGGCCCATGTCCGACTCTATCACATGGAGAAACCCTGCACCTGCCCTGATTGTGGCAAGTCATTCAAATACAAAGGAGATCTGTCCAGGCACATGaggattcacacaggagagaaatattttagctgtggtgactgtgggaaaagttTCAGTCTCAAGGGGAACCTAATGAAGCATAAACTGACTCACACAGGAACaaaaccatttagctgtggtgactgtgggaagagcttcaatcgaAAGGAGAACCTAACCATGCATATACgtactcacacaggagagaagccatttAGCTGtgttgactgtgggaaaagcttcagtCTCAAGGGGAACCTAATGAAGCATAAACTGACTCACACGGGAGCaaaaccatttagctgtggtgactgtgggaaaagcttcactGTCAAGGGGAACCTAACCACGCACAAACTGACTCACACAGGGGAaaaaccatttagctgtggtgactgtgggaagagcttcaatcgcAAGAAAACCCTAACCATGCATACGtattcacacaggggagaaatcatTTAGCTGTAGTGACTGGGAAAAGCTTCAGCGTCAAGAGGAACCTAATTGTGCACAAACGGACTCACACAGGacagaaaccatttagctgtggtgacaGTGAGAAAAGCTTCAGTCAGAAAGGGGACCTAGAGGGGCTCATACTGACTCAAACAAGAAATAAAGACTTTTAATGTGGTGACTGCAGGAAAGATTTAGTGCCAAGGGGAATCTAACCACTCATAAACTGACAAAGGAGTGAAACAACATGGCTGCTCAGTCTGTGGTAAAATATTCACTCAGAAGGCTTATCTGCTGAAGCACGTCCACAAAGAAAGAAAATAGGAAGAAAACTGAAAGAAAAATGTAATTAGGACATAGAGATCTGTCAGTAGATGGGAATAAAAAGGCAGGATATGGACAACACTTTTAGGAAAAGCAAAGCAAATCTGGATCATTAATGCTGTGGGTTTCAGATAAATAGATCTATAATGGATACTTTTGTAATACGTatgtaaataaagtttgatttaacTTGAATG
The window above is part of the Salmo salar chromosome ssa15, Ssal_v3.1, whole genome shotgun sequence genome. Proteins encoded here:
- the LOC106571972 gene encoding zinc finger protein 79-like produces the protein MYQLQLLRVFLNERLTAAAVEIFGAVEKTVVEYQEENDRLRRLLWITPEIKQCRIDSLQLSLAVSEEEVPSEQQHCEQEWSPSLGQEDPEPTQIKEEQEEVRTSQKEEQFQGLEADIIDFQYTPPCVKSECDQEDPVWSLTLPQTQTVENRECDFIPVDLKPFGTVTHLKSLAIPRNPPDNDNNASSHSSAISRDPVGLDSSPQLDSSPPLDPHPPLEKLSSKPSMTSTKTHRCCDCGEMFAPKALNKKRPSECCFCKTCTLKAHVRLYHMEKPCTCPDCGKSFKYKGDLSRHMRIHTGEKYFSCGDCGKSFSLKGNLMKHKLTHTGTKPFSCGDCGKSFNRKENLTMHIRTHTGEKPFSCVDCGKSFSLKGNLMKHKLTHTGAKPFSCGDCGKSFTVKGNLTTHKLTHTGEKPFSCGDCGKSFNRKKTLTMHTYSHRGEII